A DNA window from Trypanosoma brucei brucei TREU927 chromosome 11 chr11_scaffold01 genomic scaffold, whole genome shotgun sequence contains the following coding sequences:
- a CDS encoding 60S ribosomal protein L27, putative has translation MKFLKPGKVVIMTSGRYAGKKAVIVQNTDTRNKERPYGHSLLAGIKKYPRKVVRGMSKRSITRRSQVGVFLRVVNHKHFLPTRYNMDLSRELRGRINVSDASKKAKSKQLVKRLFQARYNAGNNRWFFQRLRF, from the coding sequence ATGAAGTTTCTGAAGCCCGGCAAGGTTGTGATCATGACTTCGGGCCGGTATGCCGGCAAGAAGGCTGTGATCGTGCAGAACACGGATACGAGGAACAAGGAGCGCCCGTACGGTCATTCGTTGCTCGCCGGAATTAAAAAATACCCAAGAAAGGTTGTGCGCGGGATGAGCAAGCGCTCCATCACACGCCGCTCGCAAGTTGGTGTGTTCCTCCGCGTTGTGAATCACAAGCACTTTCTACCAACCCGATACAACATGGACCTCTCGCGTGAACTGCGCGGTCGCATCAATGTTTCCGACGCATCGAAGAAGGCGAAGTCGAAGCAGTTGGTGAAACGTCTGTTTCAGGCCCGCTACAACGCCGGTAACAACCGTTGGTTCTTCCAGCGCCTTCGCTTCTAA